TAGGTCAAGGACTGATGTAGTTAAAGCGTAATTATTAAAATAAGTATGTATAAATGAAGTCGTCAGTTATTGCCGACTTTATTATAtcgtattcttttctttttttctcgtgtattaataattgattttttttttaaggaaggGAGAAGCTGCTGCTATACGAGTACATCGAGAAGGGAGACCTCCACCGGTGGCTCCACGAGCTACCGGCGGCACGCCCTGACGTTGAGGACTGGAGCAGCGACACGTGGGAGATTAACCACGGCGAGGAGAAGAGGCCGCCGCCGGCGGCaccgggagaggtggggaaCTGGCCGACGCGGCATCGGATCGCGCTAGGCGTCGCGCGTGGTCTAGCTTTCCTCCACCAGGGGTGGGCTGGCTCGTGGCAGGCCGTGGTCCACGGACACCTCGTCCCGACCAACATTCTCCTCGGCGAGGACCTGGAGCCCCGAATCGCCGACTTCGGGGTGGCAGCAGTAGGCGAGGGCACGGCGGAGGGGGACGTGTACAGCTACGGGGTGGTGTTGATGGAGCTGGTGACGGGGAGGGAGACGTGGTCGGAGGCGGAGGTGGGATGGGCCCGGAGGCTGGTGAGGGAGGGGCGGGCGGCCGAGGCGGTGGACCCCAGGCTGAGGGTATGGCCGGAGTGGGAGAAGGAGGCGGCGGAGTGCCTCCGGGTGGGGTATCTCTGCACCGCCGAGTCGTCGGAGAAGCGACCCACCATGCAGCAGGTTGTAGGGCTCATCAAAGACGTGCGCCCTCCCGCCGCCGCCACCTCATCGTCTTCGTCTTCTTCTCATTAAAGGAGCTAGGCACCGATTccaactccttttcttttcttcttttaataTTATAGTTCTTTTTTCGATCTCGTTAGGTGATCTATCCTTCTTGTTGTTTTATTGAGGAGGGGTGGGGGAGTGGGCGACAGAGAACAGTGGCGTGGGGAGAAGAAATGGGAGTAGATCACAAAACAACTACTATAACTGGAGATAGTGGGGATTTTGTTGTCGATCAGCGAATCCCACTGGCACGCTATCTTTTAGGTTTGTATAAGAGAGTCCATGGGGGAAAAGGTTTGCACAAAGAAGTTGAGGTCAGTATGtatcagaaaaaagaagaagaagaagttgaggtcagTGATGCAGAAGGAGAAATGAGAGTGCTGCTTGTTTTTTTGCGATCGGCCAGTTAGAGAGAGGGGGCATCTGTTTTTGTTCCTACCTGTTTATTTCTATGCTTTTTGGATGTAGTTTAGTTGCTTTTAGATTCTCAAGACAAAAGGATCCTGGATGATTTCTACCTGCAATTCGATACTATGCTGCCGGGCTGCATTCCCCCTACCAAATAAAGTTGAACAAATACTATAGGCCGCAGCCGGAAATATCGGCCTTGCCACTAGGGAAATTTTTACTATCCCCGCATTTAGATTTATTTGTTTTAGTTAGGATACATGGCAAAATTTTATCGGATGTGCAACTTTGGCCTGCACCCTCTAAaagttgtgtgtgtgtgtgtgtgtgtgtgtgtgtgtgtgttttagtACGAAACTTTGGTTTTTatatgaaaggaaaagaaaaaattatccaGATTTGTTCCAATCCTATCGAAACCTGGCATGATACTAATTAAAAGAATTTCCGGTAACATGGGTTCAGAGGATCATTGCCTCTTTGTTTAATGCcatgaaactttttttttttggagggggaGGGGTTGGGGCGAGGCACAATTTAGTTTTTTTCATGGCCTTGCATCAATTATCAGTTAGTAATTCTACGAGTCATCGTCCAAGCATAGAAAATGTTTCTTGTGTCGATGTGTAGTTTATGGCGATTGATGCTATTGATGTGATGGGTGAATTATGACACCCACACTAGTGCTAGATTGCAAGAAAGAATTTGCGGCTGGGCAACAAGGGATGCCGATAACATAATTTTCAATAGTACCACAGATATGGATAAAAATTTTATAGGTACATGGCAGGtgctaaatatatatatatatatatatatatatatatatatatatatatatatatatatatatatatatatatatatatgcgtcaTGCATTAGCTGCATCCAACTTCTAACACCATCCTGCAGTTGGATATAGTTGCAATGTATTTGAGAATTGATGTTAGGTCATGATCAAATCAGAAAATTAACTATGACGAATTCTGGAGTTATGGTGATTATATTGTTCCAAAAACTAATTTGATATATTGATTAAGAGTTATATGAAAGTCCATTCCAACTGGCGCAAAAGCACCGGTGGCAAACTCTTAAATGGTATGCGGCCAATTAATtgactatattattttttatttaattaaaaataagttggagaggaggaggcatggagaGTGAACCAAGAAACACAACTAGGGGAACAGATTCAATAGAATCTAGAATTTGCATGTATGATCCGTGTGGTGCGCTGTCAATATGGTGTACCTGATGTAGGGTATAATTTTTCATCGGCATAGGGAAAGTGAAGTACAAACTCACATTACCTATTAATTAATCTCTATGCAAGCCAAGTTATGCATATGATGGCGACAGTGATAGACTTCTGCTATAGGCCTCCAAGTTGTTTAATCCAAACTCACCTCGATCACTCGATGGTCCACCCTGGTCATTTTTCTAGTCATCAGCAGTGCCTTTCCGTGATGCAACACAATAAATGCGCACACCCGTCACAATGCtctctccaaatctcaattGCGGAATTCACCGTCCAGTCTCCTATTCCATGATCTTTCATGCAGAGAAACTTCGAGCCAGAGTGGCTGCACTGGTGTTCGTGTTGAAGATCTGTCCTCCCTGATGAGCATCAAGCACAGGGAGCCTCATGTCCCAATTTCTGCAATTACGTACCAAGGCTTAGGCAATCACAAACAGTCAAACCAacagtttgagatgagcatatcAGGCCAGCATGGGTTATGGACTAGGCCTGAACCCTAGACAAAACTATACGCCCCAATCCACAGCTAGGTCCTCACCTATTAAATATTAAACGACAGGCACAGTTCTATAAAACCAGAGCATCCCCCCCAACCAATGCATGCCTCTCATTAAGACTCTGGGCCAGGGAGGAGGTAAGTAGTAAATGTTCCGCCCGTCATAATTTTGAATAAGGCGAGCCAACTGCCTCATTCCTAAGGCTCCCACACACTCCACGGGCCTAGGCGGGGATCTAGATATTTCTCTCGCTCTCTCGTGCTAGTATTAAAGTTGTCGAGTTGAAGGGGGAGTGCTTGTGTCTCTTTCGTCTCCGTGTCGAGTGTCAAAGTCGGGCGTTTTGTATGGTTTCTTGCAGGCCAGGGGGGCAGGCCATATGGTTGACCGGTCAAGCGCGGAAGAGCAGGTGTCATGGGGTTGTCCCTCGCAGCCGCCGAGGGCGACGAAGGGCTCGgggaagagatttttttttggctcgTCCGTGTCACCGTGTGCTTGTTTTAGGAATCCTTGTCCACCGCCGCTGCTTTTAGCTCATTCCAATTTTCACCGGGCTGTCTGTTTGCTGCTTGATCCGATTAGGCTTTGTGGAATCATCCCAAGTCTTACCCGCATCTAGGCCCCCTGGATTCTGTTGGCTTTGGGATTGATCCATATCAAGCCGATCAAGCTGTATTGCTTTTGGCACTGAGCTGGAatggaatgttttttttttcctttagttAGATCAAAGCAGAATTAGCTTTGACATGGCATGAATCGACTCTGATTTAGGTGCATGACCTTCTATGTTGCAGAACAACCCCTTAAGACATTATCCATTACAATCCCGTGTGAAGTTCTCTTTTATTTGCTGATCACCTATCACACGCGCCTAATAGTAATACCCAAATGGTGGACATGTACAAAGGCATCAATCTATCAACGAAAGCTTAGCATTCGTCACCAACGCAGATTTTAGGACGATACAATCTCCAATAGCAGAAATTGTTGTCTGAAAGAAAAGTACAGGTTCAATTGATGTGACCGATTGACAGATTGTTAAACCAGATTGAAAACaggtataaattttgaaaaatctgTGCTAATACCATAAAAGGACAAGAGCAGCATGACAACTGGATTGGCTAGAGGAAATTTTCGCTGAAAGGATTTTCTCGCGAGTGCTGTCCTAGAACAAGAAGCCAATTCAATCGCAAATTCTAAATGCATAAAAAGAATCGTCAAGTTTCCTGTCTAAAGCATCCCCCCCCCTCCCACCACCACCATAATTGGGGGGAAACAAAAGCCAAATTCTACGGATATTCGGAAAGATAATGATGAAATATGACATTTGGAAAGTAATGAAGTTCCAGACCGTTTGGGAAAACAGGGATTTTACGCTAGCAGCTAACACTAGTAGCATATTCGCCCCTCTGTAAATCACCAGCAACAACAAGAACAAAAGCTTAAGAACTAAAGGAAAGAATATTTATCAAACAAAATCCAAGCAGTCCAGTTCATTGGGATCACAGCCGTATATCAAATGTGACTTCCTCCTGAGAAAACCAAAAAACGCATCTGCCCAGCTAAACAGAAATTAACAACAATCTCTTGACCTGCTGTTCACAGTTTCCAAAGTCATACGTCAATAATCCACATGCATCAGTCAAATTATTTGCatcataaaatttcaaatatttcgTACATATTAAACATCACACCATACACATAATTATAACAGTAAAATtaaaaagcaaacaaaataaCTCTTTCATTGATATCTAGTCAAGATACCTGTTCTCCAACAAGTTCCAGTCTCAACAGTTTCCACCTTTACCTCTGATACTCAGCCTAAATAACTCCTCCATCTCTGATACCCGTAACCTTATTATTACTGCTGGTCTATGAACTGCAGAGTACTGCCACCGATCACCCATCAGATCACTGAGTTCACCGGGATGATGTGGCATATGATACTCCaaagaattttgtaatacaATCAAGCACATAAAAAATCACCAATACAAACACCATCCACCAGAGAAATCTAGCCAGAACAGAAAAATACCGATAATTCAAAGAGAACCTGTAACTGAATTCTTAAATCCCAGTCGGTAACAGAAAATGTTGTATGGAATTCTGTTGTGCTGCCAAACACCTGGCTGCAGTCTCTGCCCAAAAATTTAATCGGGAATGCCTCCCAAATACAACAAAAACAGATTATTACATCGACCAATCATAAAGCATCATAGTCTAAGAGTGATTAAAGGATGTCATGATATCAAAACCAGCCCCTATTACAGATTCAAGAGCCAGAAACTTATTATGAATAATTTGAAGTCAATTCATATTGAGATCACCAATAGAtaaggattcctacaatcccaCAGACTTCTCaatcttctggatttggttcAAAAATATCCAGGTCATCTGCACAAAATCCCATTCaaacatcaacaaaaaagaaaaaaaagagagataagaCTTCTAAACATAACAGAGCAAATTAGATTAGAAATCTGAGGGATCAAAGCTTTACCATGACATGGGGAGCAATCCTCACACAGTAAACAGGAAATCCAGTGTAAAATTTGAAAGGTCCGCCACTTTTCAAAGTCTTCACAGCACAGTCCAAAGACCCAGTATATGGATATTTCCCAGTTGCATCTGGCTGCATCTTCTGTATTTGTGTTTTAACATAGTCAAAAGGTAAGCTGCAAGCTGAGGCGAAGAATCCTGAAACAGCACTAGCCCctgcaataaaaagataaagaaaCATCAAATCAAGCTACACCAAATAGAGAAATAACTTTCTAATCTTGCCAATTCgtataatattttgatttttgtcACAGGTCATATCCATGCAATTCACAATTAAGTCTTCCTACTACGAAAGGCACAATCAACTTATGGCAGCAGATCAAAGGCAGAAAATGATAAAGGCCGTATGATTGACGACCACTTGgaaattttctttagtgattAATTATACACATAACCAGAAGATCACGATCAACAAGAATACAAAAACATGCCCATAGGCTTATAAGACCTGTAAACAGTTAACCTTTCAAATTCTACGAAGGAGATATTGCAAGAAGAATCCTAAGATGGAAACAACTGATGATATCAAACTAGAAAAGCCAACATAATATAGCCAGACCGACCTAGTCTTCCTACTACAAAAGGCACAATCAACTTATGGCAGCAGATCAAAGGCAGAAAATGATAAAGGCCGTATGATTGATGACCACTTGgaaattttctttagtgattAATTATACACATAACCAGAAGATCACGATCAACAAGAATACAAAAACATGCCCATAGGCTTATAAGACCTGTAAACAGTTAACCTTTCAAATTCTAAGAAGGAGATATTGCAAGAAGAATCCTAAGATGGAAACAACTGATGATATCAAACTAGAAAAGCCAACATAATATAGCCAGACCGACCTAGTCTTCTCCAGATATTTTGGTCACGCACATCTTATCAAACAAAATCCACAATATCAACAATTTTCTGTTGGTTGCTATAAGAATGACTCTAGCtccaaaagaaaagggcataaTTGCCAAGAATCTTACCAAATACGGTACTAACTTCCCCTAAACCAAGTGAATCTCTGAAAAACTCAACGCTCTGATCATATGAGGCAAGCATGCCCATATTTAATGCCATTGCTCTAACTACAGTAGGACCGGCACCTTTCCAAAGTGCTAGAACCCCTTCATCAGCAATAATACGATAGAGTGCATGGAAAGCATTTTGATAGTTTCGCCTCTGTGCTGGAGGTAAAGTTGCATCAGCCTGCATTCGGATGAGTGCCAAATCTGCTGGATTACCAAAACATGCTCCAATTGCTCCAGCTGTCAGCCCAATAAAAGCTTTCTGTAGTAGAGGTAATGGCTTCCCATCATTCGCCTCAACTGCTTTGCTTGTCAACACcctaaaaaaaacagaaaacagtCAGTAGCCAACATAGTATCGCATTAGGATACTTATTCTTACCTAAACACATTTTTATCAACCATACAATTCCAAAACAATAGCATAGTTGGTCACTGGGCCAATTTGATGCTAGTTGATGTGATATGAACTTAAGCATGCTCTTAGACCAGCTCAAATTAGATACATTACAGTGCAAAACTGTCAGTTCAATAATAAGGAGACTCAGAGAAAGGAGTTCAATTTTGCTCTCTCTGAGAACAGAGTAACTAGCGCCCGATCTGGCATGCGGAAGAGTAGAACACACTCAAGTCATGTATATTTGACACTTCATGACAGATGGGTAAAATTTCACATGGCAGCAAAAGAAAGGCTCCTATGCATCCCATTCAATTAAGCAGCCTCCTCCTAGATGAAGGCTAGTCTTAACTCCTTGTAATCTAACCATTTGATGATTCTACATATCAGGAAAAGTTTTCAATTACATTTGTTGAGAAAGAAATGAAAATGTCTTAAGATGCGAAAAAGAAGAAATCCACAACCTTACTGTAACAGCAACTACAACAAAAAAGCCACACGTACCTTAAAAGGTGGATTCAATTTATTAATCCTAAATGATATCAAGTACTAGTTGTAGTCTGCATCCTCCATTATAACTATCATCTTTAAACTATTTCTTAACACTTATTAACCCAGACTAAGCCCCTTCCTTGACAGAGCTGTGTTTAGCTTGCACTGAAAAAAACACAAGTATAAGCTAGGTTCCTTGTCTTTCACAAGGCTTGTTTTAGGCTTCCTTGGATGTAACTATATTTGAGAAAAAAGCGTAGACAGAAGAAATGCTATCTAATTGTTACAGGATATACACACTGATAAATAAAAGTCAATTACTCCTTAGCTGCAATCATCTCATGTAATGCGTGTTGCTTAAGTCTTGGGTCATCCGGACTGCAGGCCCATCTTAGTTAAGGTAAAAGTGATTTAGAAGGAGCATCTGTAGCAACACTAATACAAGCACTAAAAAAAACCAGGAGCATCCGTAGTAGCAGAAGGAACAAGGCCCAAGAGCACATCAATTAGAAAAAAGAATTGAGCAAACTAATCATTAATTAGAAAAAGGATCCAACAAACTGGTCataatttcagaaataaatgatatgATATTGAAACAAGCTTACCATGTTCAGATAGTGATGGACTTTTGGAGGTTGTAAAGGACTAGCTTTTAGTTGATAATCAAATTATGTTTGTCATAGGCAGTGTGTTGGCCCCTTCTAAAGGTAAAGATGTTGCAAGCATTGATATAGCAGGCCATCATAAAAATTACAGAACATTTTGGGCATTCATGCAAATAAGAGCTGATTCATAAAGGTTAATCCACCCAAACAGAAATTCGACCATCAGGATCAACCTGAACAAGACCAAACCCCAGCTGGATGGTGCCACTAGACAATACCCACTTACAGCTTGAACTCCAATACCCAGCACATATCACTCAATCACATTCCCATCTGACCAAATTATGAGAAGGATTGCTGCCAAATTGGTTCAAATCAATAAGGCAGCATCTTGATTCTTTCAAACTAAACTGCCTTGGCCCAGGAAACCCGTACCAACGAActgaaatgatttttaaaagttgGTACGAGCTCGGCAAATTTTAGTTTGAAATTAGAAGTGCCTGTCTTGAACCCAATCTGAGCTGGAATTTAGATAATCCAAACAGGACCAAGGAAGGAACAGTAGTTAGTTTAACAATTCGGATTGTCCTCGCATCTGCATTATTTTAGTCCAACATGTATTATTCATGAATATGTATTGAAATAAGtaattatgatattattattcttACCTGAAGGATCCTAGTCGTGCCGTCGTGTAAGTAGCTTGTCTTAGTAAACCAGCTGACAGTCCCTGCTCCAGAACATTAAATCAGACACAAAAAACAGAAAGGACCTTTGGAAACAACAAAGAGAAGACTTAAAAAGAATAATCCAATTAGTTACAATTTttcacaaggcaataagtgggTGCTTTCAGTCATATCCAACATAATTTGGGGGAGGGACAACTGACCATGCAAATGGCATATTTTGCAAGAATCAACTAATCAATGGGAATCCAAATGATAAACTAAAATATCATTCCTAAATTAAATACAAAAAACCTTTAATAGATGTTGTAtcgcagaaaaacaaaaaacaatttGACGATTACTAGTGTTggcaagaaaaaataaaagaaaactacATGAGATTTTTAAGTTTCTAGTGCACTATATATTCATAAGTCACAAGAAAATTCATTGTTAAGAAATTGTGTAAAGTGGACATGATCTTACATGGTTAAATTTCACTTATGTGTCAACCTACTTCATTATGATGACACATCATAAGAGTTATTTCTCTACTTCACACATGCATATGAATGTAAAAAGGCATGAAATTAGACTAAGATTGCAAGACACCTGTATTAGGTCAAGAATAGTTTTAGCATAAGATTAACCCGTCTAAACTCTAAGGTTCAAATTGTTGTCGCACATGAGGGAAAACATGCAATGAAATAACACAATATTCGAAAACAGTGATTACTTAGTAGGCTCAATTATTGGTTCGGACAGAAAAGAAATTGAAGAAGATAGAATCCACACCCAACAGAAGATCAGATAGACCTTTCAGGGTCCTGTCCAATACATACAACTTCCTCTTGTTCCATATTGATGATATaataggagaaaaagaaagaaaacctaTCTAATTACTTTGGATGGAAGATTTAGAATAGATAAGCAGGCAAGCAACCCAACGACCCCCACACTCAAGCCTGCATGCACATGCATTTGTGCgtgcatgcatgtgtgcatgcatgGGGGGGGAGCAAGGGAGGGAGCGAGAAGAGAGTGCTATAGTGTAACTTCACATATGATTTACTTGctcaaattgaaatttcaaaattatggaagacataaagaaagaaagcagCTTCCTTGACAGGCAATAGAATAAGAAAACTAAACCAGAACCTTTTCAATAAGACATGAGTTAGATTTGATAGAAAATATCAGAGTGGTGTTTATTGTTCAAATACTTACATATGAAGCTAAATATAGAATATCAAACCCCTATTAACCTCAAACTAATCCAATTCTGACCATTCTAGCTGAAACTTATATTGCATCATTCATTTTGATCAGAACCAGCACTATTTCAtgccataaatgaaaagaattgttaGTAATATGAATGGTTAAAAAAAGTTGAATTTCATTTAAATCAACATGAAATAGACAATGAGACACCACACAGTACTCTGTGAAGCAAAACAACTAAATttaaactcaagctagaacagCAATAATTTGGTTATATCTAGCAGAATTTTGATTGTAACCTCAGTAGCATCAGGTCCATGTGAAGGGAGAAAGCATTGTTCTTACAAAAGAGGAAAGCAAAAGCAGCAAAGAGATAGATGCATTAAATTATATAAAAGAGTACATAATAGCAAATGATCTAGTTTCTATAAAGCATAACTGCTAATTAAATATACAAAATCAACTCGAAAACTTTTGATTAAACTAGGATCACTATAGATAACAACAAAACAAATGAAATTGAAGATGAGATTAGAAGTATCAAGAATGCATTGCCTAAGTAGCACAACATTCCAAGTAAGTACAAAACATATGGCAAAAAATTGGAACTATTAGGATCAAGACTTGCCCAAACTCATTTTGAGTGATTTGAACCCTTTCTTTTTAAGTAACCATTCCATAATCGCCTAGAAGAGCACTAGTATGCATGATCatgaaatgttttttttttggcgttTACGATTGATTGAAAAATTAACAATTTTCAAACTTCCAAACCAACTAAAAGtttttattcttaaaaaaatcaaaaagaaatctCCAAGAGGTGGGAAAGACAGAGAAAGCACAATGGGAAACATCTTCTGCTAGGAAAACCAGAAAACGAATTTATCTATCACAGTAGATTTAGGGGGCTAAGATTTTTTATGACCAAGTTCATGGAACTTAGGAGTTAAACAATCTGAGAAGCAGACACTTTCCACAAGGATTTATAAAAGCAGCATGAGAAATCGTAGAAGAAAACGGAAGAGGGATGGAATTGAAGATTGTTCTCAGATAAATAGTTCGGGCTTTATATTGCAATCTAATATAGCAATTCTTTTGGTCATTCTCCTTTAGTACATGCTGATGATTGCCAgtaaaaagaaaacaatgaGGAAAGGATTGTTAAAGGTGGATCTTTGCTCACTAGTTCATTAATTGTCCATCAAAAAGCTCAATTGGTGttgagaaagaaaggaaatttCAAGTTAAAAGAAATTTTGATATATGACATAGATAAAGGGAGAAGTGCTTATTATGCCGATATAGGGTTCCAGGGCCTTCAGTGTCATGTTGCTTTGTTTCTTCATTTGCTCGTTTTATTGTTCTTGGACACGTATCAGCACATACTAGTTTCTTTATGACCCTAATAGTAAAAGGGTTCTAAATGTACAAGAAACATACAGATCGACACAAATAATTCCAAATTCAAAAGTTTTTCCTTAATTGCAATATAATATCTTGCTTTATTTGCCGTTCCATTTCTCATTTCACTTAAATGTTATAATTGTGGCAATATGCAATACAGTTGTATATTTTTCCATGTCATAGAATGTTGTGTTCTGCATTCCAGAGTGCCATGTCCATCAACCAATATTGAGACTATAACAACATTAAAGCAAAACGGGCAACAACAAGCTtgccaaaagaaaaaacaacttATTATACATCTCATGAAATTTCAAAAAGCTTCAATTGGAATAAGCGACGAGCAAAAGCAAACCACCTCGGAGAAACAATAAAAGGGAGATTATGGTGGAGGCTGTAACATAGTTGAAGAGCAAACCTTGTAAAGGGAGCCAAAACCCTCTTTGGCAAGCATGTTCTTCGTCACTTGGACTGCCGATCCCTGACCcaattggatcctcacctaccAAACAAAGATTCACCAAAACATATGCATCACAACACTGAAGAGGGCTATGTTACAATATATCTTGGATCCTCCTAAGAATAGATC
This is a stretch of genomic DNA from Phoenix dactylifera cultivar Barhee BC4 chromosome 9, palm_55x_up_171113_PBpolish2nd_filt_p, whole genome shotgun sequence. It encodes these proteins:
- the LOC103714588 gene encoding mitochondrial dicarboxylate/tricarboxylate transporter DTC-like, with the protein product MAEAKPKSPTGVWGTVKPFANGGVSGMLATCVIQPIDMVKVRIQLGQGSAVQVTKNMLAKEGFGSLYKGLSAGLLRQATYTTARLGSFRVLTSKAVEANDGKPLPLLQKAFIGLTAGAIGACFGNPADLALIRMQADATLPPAQRRNYQNAFHALYRIIADEGVLALWKGAGPTVVRAMALNMGMLASYDQSVEFFRDSLGLGEVSTVFGASAVSGFFASACSLPFDYVKTQIQKMQPDATGKYPYTGSLDCAVKTLKSGGPFKFYTGFPVYCVRIAPHVMMTWIFLNQIQKIEKSVGL